A single genomic interval of Stieleria maiorica harbors:
- the ppdK gene encoding pyruvate, phosphate dikinase: protein MANKMVYYFGKTKTEGKGKPKALLGGKGLNLAEMTSIGLPVPPGFTITTEVCDQYYKAGKQLPSGLMDEVGKAIKKLEKELGKKFGDEENPLLVSVRSGAAVSMPGMMNTILNLGLNDQSTEGLAKATKNERFAYDAYRRLINMFGDVVMGMDHHQFEVAFDKVKKKYDVTDDTEVPAEGLKELCEAYKEVYKEHTGEVFPQDPVAQLELSIEAVFGSWNTDRAVKYREIEGIRHLLGTAVNVQSMVYGNMGEDSGTGVAFTRNPNTGENKFYGEFLINAQGEDVVAGIRTPQPVAEMPKWNRAIHKELLEVKKTLENHYAEMQDIEFTIERGTLYMLQTRTGKRTGIAAVKIACDFVKEGLIDQKEAVMRVPPNALTQLLLPSFKTTARNAAEVLCKGINASPGAAVGKPAFTAEEARERKDAGEDIILVRRETSPEDVDGMSAAVGILTSTGGATSHAAVVARGWGKCCVAGASDVQIDEKKKQLKVHGKTIGVNDLISLDGTTGEVMLGSVETQEPKLSGDFAKLMKWADEYRTLAVRTNADSPADSKRARDFGAEGIGLCRTEHMFFDQDRIIHMRAMILAEEEPERREALAKLLPFQRKDFEGIFKAMAGLPVTIRLLDPPLHEFLPHDTAAQKEMAAELGVKATDIKKRIEALHEANPMLGHRGCRLSITYPEVLEMQVRAITEAAISCAKKKVKAHPEIMIPLVGTYQELALLRKKVEETIEKTVAAKKFDGNLDISIGTMIEIPRACLTADEIAEHADFFSFGTNDLTQMAFGYSRDDIGGFLPDYLDQEILEVDPFQSLDQTGVGQLVELGVTKGRSAKKALKIGICGEHGGDPSSVEFCHRAGLNYVSCSPFRVPIARLAAAQAAITNS, encoded by the coding sequence ATGGCGAACAAGATGGTCTATTACTTCGGTAAAACAAAAACCGAAGGCAAAGGCAAACCCAAAGCTCTCCTCGGCGGTAAAGGACTGAACCTCGCCGAAATGACCTCCATCGGACTTCCGGTTCCCCCCGGATTCACGATCACCACCGAAGTCTGTGACCAGTACTACAAGGCCGGCAAACAGTTGCCCAGCGGCCTGATGGACGAGGTCGGCAAAGCGATCAAAAAGCTCGAAAAAGAGCTCGGCAAAAAATTCGGCGACGAAGAAAACCCGCTGCTGGTCAGCGTTCGCTCCGGAGCGGCGGTCAGCATGCCCGGGATGATGAACACCATCTTGAACCTGGGACTAAACGACCAATCCACCGAGGGATTGGCCAAGGCGACCAAGAACGAGCGATTCGCCTACGACGCCTACCGCCGGCTGATCAACATGTTCGGCGACGTGGTGATGGGCATGGACCACCACCAGTTCGAAGTCGCGTTTGACAAGGTCAAGAAAAAGTACGACGTCACCGACGACACCGAAGTGCCCGCCGAAGGCTTGAAAGAGCTGTGTGAAGCGTACAAAGAAGTCTACAAGGAACACACCGGCGAGGTGTTCCCGCAGGACCCGGTCGCCCAATTGGAGCTGTCGATCGAAGCCGTCTTCGGATCCTGGAACACCGATCGTGCGGTCAAATACCGCGAGATCGAAGGCATCCGCCACCTGTTGGGAACCGCCGTCAACGTCCAGTCGATGGTCTATGGAAACATGGGCGAAGACTCGGGCACCGGCGTCGCGTTCACGCGAAACCCCAACACCGGCGAAAACAAGTTCTATGGCGAATTCCTGATCAACGCCCAGGGTGAAGACGTGGTCGCGGGGATCCGCACGCCCCAGCCGGTCGCCGAAATGCCGAAATGGAATCGCGCGATCCACAAAGAGCTGCTCGAGGTCAAAAAGACGCTCGAAAACCACTACGCCGAAATGCAGGACATCGAGTTCACGATCGAGCGTGGCACGCTGTACATGCTGCAAACGCGGACCGGAAAACGAACCGGCATCGCGGCGGTCAAGATCGCCTGTGACTTCGTCAAGGAAGGGCTGATCGACCAAAAGGAAGCGGTCATGCGTGTTCCGCCGAACGCCCTGACACAATTGCTGCTGCCCAGTTTCAAGACCACCGCCCGCAACGCTGCCGAAGTGCTGTGCAAGGGCATCAACGCCTCGCCGGGTGCGGCGGTCGGCAAGCCCGCCTTCACGGCCGAGGAAGCCCGCGAACGAAAAGACGCCGGGGAAGACATCATTTTGGTGCGTCGCGAAACCAGCCCCGAAGACGTCGACGGCATGAGCGCCGCGGTCGGCATCCTGACCAGCACCGGTGGTGCAACCAGCCACGCGGCGGTTGTCGCCCGAGGCTGGGGCAAGTGCTGCGTCGCCGGTGCCTCGGACGTCCAGATCGACGAGAAGAAAAAGCAGCTGAAAGTCCACGGAAAAACGATCGGGGTCAACGACCTGATCAGTTTGGACGGGACCACCGGCGAAGTCATGCTGGGATCCGTGGAAACACAAGAGCCCAAGCTGTCCGGCGATTTCGCCAAGCTGATGAAGTGGGCCGACGAGTACCGCACCCTGGCCGTCCGAACCAACGCGGATTCGCCCGCCGACAGCAAACGCGCCCGCGACTTCGGCGCCGAAGGCATCGGACTGTGCCGGACCGAGCACATGTTCTTCGATCAAGACCGCATCATCCACATGCGGGCGATGATTCTGGCCGAAGAAGAGCCGGAACGACGCGAAGCACTCGCCAAACTGCTGCCCTTCCAACGCAAGGACTTTGAAGGGATCTTCAAGGCGATGGCCGGACTGCCCGTCACGATCCGACTGCTGGACCCGCCGCTGCACGAGTTCCTGCCCCACGACACGGCCGCGCAAAAAGAAATGGCCGCCGAATTGGGTGTCAAGGCAACGGACATCAAGAAACGCATCGAAGCGCTCCACGAAGCCAACCCGATGCTCGGTCACCGCGGTTGCCGCTTGAGCATCACCTACCCCGAAGTCCTGGAGATGCAGGTCCGAGCGATCACCGAGGCCGCGATCAGCTGTGCCAAGAAGAAGGTCAAGGCCCACCCGGAGATCATGATTCCGCTGGTCGGAACCTACCAGGAACTGGCGCTGCTGCGTAAGAAGGTCGAAGAAACGATCGAAAAGACCGTCGCCGCCAAGAAGTTCGATGGCAACCTGGACATCTCGATCGGCACCATGATCGAAATCCCCCGCGCCTGCCTGACGGCCGACGAAATCGCCGAGCACGCCGATTTCTTTAGCTTCGGCACGAACGACTTGACTCAAATGGCGTTCGGCTACAGCCGTGACGACATCGGCGGCTTCCTGCCCGACTACCTGGACCAAGAAATCCTGGAAGTCGACCCGTTCCAGTCGCTGGACCAAACCGGTGTCGGCCAGCTCGTCGAACTCGGCGTCACCAAAGGCCGCTCGGCCAAGAAAGCGCTCAAGATCGGCATCTGTGGCGAACACGGCGGCGACCCGAGCAGCGTCGAATTCTGCCACCGAGCCGGGTTGAACTACGTCAGCTGCAGCCCGTTCCGCGTGCCGATCGCCCGATTGGCCGCCGCCCAAGCAGCGATCACCAACAGCTAG
- a CDS encoding phytoene desaturase family protein: MTEPSAADHYDTIIIGAGMSGLAAGIRLAHYDQRVCILERHYTIGGLNSFYRMGGRDYDVGLHAMTNYAKRGTKKGPLAKLIRQLRFRWDDFKLAEQIGSSIRFPGVSLDFSNDIGLLENEIAERFPGQVDGFRSLCDSLLDYSDMDGADERFMRSAREVMAEHLSEPLLIEMLLCPLMWYGNARENDMDFGQFCIMFRACYLEGFGRPFKGVRVILKNLVRKFRGLGGELKLRSGVSRIHVENGRAAGVVLDDGTELTATRILSSAGNIETMRLCDDVTEVDVARAGKLSFIESISILDRMPQSFGFDRTIVFYNDSDSFHWNRPDDDLCDARTGVICSPNNYIYEDDEGELPDGVLRITTLANHDRWCELPDAKYQAEKVRQYDLAVASSVRFMPDFRQYVVDTDVFTPKTIRRFTWHDNGAVYGAPTKQLDGTTHLPNVFLCGTDQGFVGIVGAIVSGISMANRHCLQP, from the coding sequence GTGACCGAGCCGTCCGCAGCCGACCATTACGACACGATCATCATCGGCGCCGGGATGAGTGGCTTGGCCGCCGGGATCCGCCTGGCCCACTACGACCAACGTGTCTGTATTCTTGAACGCCACTACACGATCGGCGGCCTGAATTCCTTTTACCGCATGGGGGGCCGAGACTATGACGTCGGCCTCCACGCGATGACCAATTATGCCAAGCGTGGGACAAAGAAGGGGCCGCTGGCAAAGCTGATCCGGCAGCTGCGTTTCCGCTGGGATGATTTCAAGCTTGCCGAGCAGATCGGGTCGTCGATCCGGTTTCCCGGTGTCTCGCTGGATTTCAGCAACGACATCGGACTGCTGGAAAACGAGATCGCCGAGCGATTCCCCGGCCAGGTCGACGGATTCCGCTCGCTGTGTGACTCGCTGTTGGACTATTCCGACATGGACGGGGCCGACGAGCGATTCATGCGGTCGGCGCGGGAGGTAATGGCAGAGCACCTGAGCGAGCCGCTGTTGATCGAAATGCTGCTCTGCCCGCTGATGTGGTATGGCAACGCCCGTGAAAACGACATGGACTTCGGCCAGTTCTGCATCATGTTTCGGGCCTGTTATCTGGAAGGGTTCGGCCGTCCGTTTAAAGGCGTGCGGGTGATCCTGAAGAACCTGGTCCGCAAGTTTCGTGGGCTGGGCGGTGAGTTAAAACTGCGGAGCGGCGTCTCCCGGATCCACGTGGAAAACGGCCGCGCTGCGGGTGTCGTGCTGGATGACGGAACCGAGCTGACCGCCACCCGCATTCTGTCGTCGGCCGGCAACATCGAAACGATGCGACTGTGCGACGACGTGACGGAGGTCGATGTCGCGCGAGCAGGAAAACTCTCGTTTATCGAATCGATCTCGATCCTGGATCGAATGCCCCAGTCGTTCGGGTTCGATCGGACGATCGTCTTTTACAACGACAGCGATTCGTTTCACTGGAATCGCCCCGACGATGACCTGTGCGACGCGCGCACGGGCGTGATTTGTTCGCCCAACAATTACATCTACGAAGACGACGAAGGCGAATTGCCCGATGGCGTGCTGCGGATCACCACGCTGGCCAATCACGATCGCTGGTGCGAGTTGCCCGATGCAAAGTACCAGGCGGAGAAGGTGCGGCAGTACGATTTAGCCGTGGCTTCGTCGGTGCGTTTCATGCCCGACTTTCGTCAGTACGTGGTCGACACCGACGTGTTCACGCCAAAGACGATCCGTCGATTCACCTGGCATGACAACGGGGCCGTCTACGGCGCGCCGACCAAGCAGCTCGATGGCACGACCCATCTGCCGAACGTGTTCTTGTGCGGCACCGATCAGGGGTTTGTCGGTATCGTCGGCGCGATCGTCAGCGGCATCAGCATGGCCAATCGGCACTGCTTGCAGCCGTAG
- a CDS encoding acyl carrier protein, with product MTPAEIRDEILDILEDISPDEDLDDLKDDVAFREQLELDSMDFLDIVMELRKRHRVQIPEEEYGELASMASTVAYLEPKMRDIVKT from the coding sequence ATGACGCCTGCCGAAATCCGCGACGAAATCCTGGACATTCTCGAAGACATTTCGCCGGACGAAGACCTGGACGATCTGAAAGACGATGTTGCGTTCCGTGAGCAGTTGGAGCTCGACAGCATGGACTTTCTGGACATCGTGATGGAGCTGCGGAAGCGGCACCGCGTCCAGATTCCCGAAGAGGAGTATGGGGAGCTGGCCAGCATGGCGTCCACGGTGGCGTATCTGGAACCCAAGATGCGTGACATCGTCAAAACCTGA